A section of the Streptomyces sp. SLBN-118 genome encodes:
- a CDS encoding alpha-N-acetylglucosaminidase TIM-barrel domain-containing protein has protein sequence MAELSRRTVLGTAGAIGLGASLAGHAPAAAAPVAPFATDPAREALGRLLPRHAGQFRLRPLEGPERFRVTGSRGLVEVEGTSPAVLLTGVHWYLKYVCRAHISWSGSRLDLPVLLPAPRTALERSATVPHRFAYNDTHDGYTAPYADWARWERLLDVLALHGCNEVLVTPGQEAVYHRLLMDFGYSDTEARTWLPAPSHQPWWLLQNMSGYGGPLSPGLIGRRADLGRRITDRMRELGMHPVLPGYFGTVPDGFAARNPGARVVPQGTWNGLRRPDWLDPRTERFSDVAAAFYRLQGELFGETRHFKMDLLHEGGTPGDVPVADAARAVESSLQRARPGATWVILGWQSNPRPALLDAVDTDRVLIVDGLSDLDTVTDREREWGGAPYAFGTIPNFGGRTTIGANTDRWTAKFTAWRDKPGSALAGTAYMPEAAERDPAALELFSELAWREETIDRDAWFEEYAAFRYGREDASARTAFAALAATAYKLTSTDGRPYDSLFCRRPGMTSAIGTAFDPAGFDRAFAALLGVRPSLRDSDTYRHDVTDLARQALANRSRTLQLPLRAAYQNKDVDAFRAVSALWLKLMRLSDTMAGCHRSFLLGPWLEDAKRLATSADEAVELERTARALITTWADRAAAGQLSNYANRDWHGLINDVHLPQWEAFLEELATALAEGRAPTPFDWYPAEEAWTKDRRAYPVRATGDAYRTARRVYDTLAAAPYQGYVDVTVNPPAFTPGSTGTVTAAFRNLNGLRSTGRVDIELTGPDAEPLGDTFLDSVPAGGTGTVSWRVTAPADSLDEPLRAMPYALRTQYGPRGEERVAVPQRGSLFLASPLDTWWRTYTSNAAVFGQAGDRLAINGGGTDLWQGTAHFGTAFSEGGLTVGASVELRVDSQDSTSGWARAGIVVRNGLARPGGAGFLNLAATPGQGVVLSYDTNGDGTLDTYKRILGVKAPVLLRLTRNAGTSFTGSCSTDGGTAWRTVATVLVPGAADVQDVGLFMSAANGGGGARGTVHFSGWSVT, from the coding sequence ATGGCCGAGCTGTCGAGACGTACGGTGCTGGGCACCGCGGGAGCGATCGGCTTAGGTGCGTCACTCGCCGGGCACGCCCCGGCCGCCGCCGCACCCGTGGCACCGTTCGCCACCGATCCTGCCCGGGAGGCTCTCGGGCGCCTGCTGCCCCGGCACGCCGGCCAGTTCCGGCTGCGGCCGCTGGAGGGTCCCGAGCGTTTCCGGGTCACCGGCTCCCGGGGCCTTGTCGAAGTCGAGGGCACCAGCCCGGCCGTACTGCTCACCGGGGTGCACTGGTACCTCAAGTACGTCTGCCGGGCGCACATCTCCTGGTCGGGCAGCCGGCTCGACCTGCCGGTGCTGCTGCCCGCGCCGCGCACGGCTCTGGAGCGCTCCGCCACCGTCCCGCACCGGTTCGCGTACAACGACACGCACGACGGCTACACCGCCCCGTACGCCGACTGGGCCCGCTGGGAGCGCCTGCTCGACGTCCTCGCCCTGCACGGCTGCAACGAAGTCCTGGTCACCCCCGGCCAGGAGGCCGTCTACCACCGGCTGCTGATGGACTTCGGCTACTCCGACACCGAGGCGCGCACCTGGCTGCCCGCCCCCTCGCACCAGCCCTGGTGGCTGCTGCAGAACATGAGCGGGTACGGCGGCCCGCTCTCCCCCGGGCTCATCGGCCGGCGCGCGGACCTCGGCAGGCGGATCACCGACCGGATGAGGGAACTCGGGATGCACCCGGTCCTGCCCGGATACTTCGGCACGGTCCCGGACGGCTTCGCCGCCCGCAACCCCGGTGCCCGGGTCGTCCCCCAGGGCACCTGGAACGGGCTGCGCCGCCCCGACTGGCTGGACCCGCGCACCGAGAGATTCTCCGACGTCGCCGCGGCCTTCTACCGGCTCCAGGGGGAACTGTTCGGCGAGACCCGTCACTTCAAGATGGACCTGCTGCACGAGGGCGGCACCCCGGGGGACGTCCCGGTCGCCGATGCCGCCCGCGCCGTCGAGTCCTCCCTCCAGAGAGCCCGGCCCGGCGCCACCTGGGTGATCCTCGGCTGGCAGTCCAATCCGCGGCCCGCACTGCTCGACGCCGTCGACACGGACCGGGTGCTGATCGTGGACGGGCTCTCCGATCTGGACACGGTCACCGACCGCGAGAGGGAGTGGGGCGGGGCCCCTTACGCCTTCGGCACCATTCCGAACTTCGGCGGGCGTACGACCATCGGCGCGAACACCGACCGGTGGACGGCGAAGTTCACAGCCTGGCGCGACAAGCCGGGCAGCGCGCTGGCCGGAACGGCGTACATGCCGGAGGCCGCCGAGCGCGACCCCGCGGCGCTGGAGCTGTTCAGCGAACTCGCCTGGCGCGAGGAGACGATCGACCGGGACGCGTGGTTCGAGGAGTACGCCGCATTCCGCTACGGCCGCGAGGACGCCTCTGCGCGTACCGCCTTCGCCGCGCTCGCCGCCACGGCGTACAAGCTCACCAGCACCGACGGCCGGCCCTACGACTCGCTGTTCTGCCGCCGCCCCGGGATGACCTCCGCGATCGGCACCGCCTTCGATCCGGCTGGCTTCGACCGGGCGTTCGCGGCGCTGCTCGGCGTACGGCCCTCGCTGCGCGACTCGGACACCTACCGGCACGATGTGACCGACCTTGCCCGCCAGGCCCTCGCCAACCGCTCCCGCACCCTTCAGCTTCCTCTGCGTGCCGCCTATCAGAACAAGGACGTCGACGCCTTCCGCGCCGTCTCGGCACTGTGGCTGAAGCTCATGCGGCTGAGCGACACGATGGCGGGCTGTCACCGCTCCTTCCTGCTCGGCCCCTGGCTGGAGGACGCCAAACGTCTGGCGACCAGCGCGGACGAGGCGGTCGAGCTGGAGCGCACGGCCCGGGCGCTGATCACCACCTGGGCGGACCGGGCCGCGGCCGGTCAGCTCAGCAACTACGCCAACCGCGACTGGCACGGGCTGATCAACGATGTCCACCTGCCTCAGTGGGAGGCCTTTCTGGAGGAGCTGGCCACCGCGCTGGCCGAGGGCCGCGCCCCCACGCCCTTCGACTGGTATCCGGCCGAGGAGGCCTGGACGAAGGACCGGCGCGCCTATCCGGTGCGCGCCACGGGGGACGCGTACCGCACCGCCCGCAGGGTGTACGACACCCTCGCCGCCGCCCCCTACCAGGGCTACGTCGACGTCACCGTGAACCCGCCCGCCTTCACACCCGGCAGCACCGGCACCGTCACGGCCGCCTTCCGCAACCTCAACGGGCTGCGCTCCACCGGCCGCGTCGACATCGAGCTGACCGGCCCGGACGCCGAGCCACTGGGCGACACCTTCCTGGACAGTGTCCCGGCGGGAGGCACCGGCACGGTCTCCTGGCGGGTGACGGCCCCGGCCGATTCCCTCGACGAGCCGCTGCGCGCGATGCCGTACGCGCTGCGCACGCAGTACGGGCCACGCGGTGAGGAGCGCGTGGCCGTCCCCCAGCGGGGCTCGCTGTTCCTCGCATCGCCGCTGGACACCTGGTGGCGCACGTACACCAGCAACGCGGCCGTCTTCGGGCAGGCAGGCGACCGGCTCGCGATCAACGGCGGGGGCACCGACCTGTGGCAGGGCACCGCCCACTTCGGCACCGCCTTTTCCGAGGGCGGCCTGACGGTGGGCGCGAGCGTCGAGCTGCGGGTGGACTCCCAGGACAGCACGAGCGGTTGGGCCCGGGCGGGCATCGTCGTCCGCAACGGCCTCGCGCGGCCGGGCGGCGCCGGTTTCCTGAACCTGGCCGCCACTCCCGGGCAGGGCGTCGTCCTGTCGTACGACACGAACGGCGACGGGACCCTCGACACGTACAAACGCATCCTGGGTGTCAAGGCACCGGTGCTGCTCCGGCTGACCCGCAACGCCGGAACCTCCTTCACCGGCTCCTGCTCGACGGACGGCGGCACCGCCTGGCGCACGGTCGCCACGGTCCTGGTTCCGGGGGCCGCGGACGTCCAGGACGTGGGGCTTTTCATGAGCGCGGCCAACGGCGGCGGAGGAGCGCGCGGCACGGTCCACTTCAGCGGGTGGTCGGTCACATAG
- a CDS encoding tyrosine-protein phosphatase codes for MTAIPATTVANLRDLGGTPLPAGHAVRSGLLFRSGQLDRLDPTADSVVAALGIRTIVDFRTEAERLARPDRIPAGGRLLLADVLADRVASGLLPAVAKLKQVLADPVLTERELGGGRAQQMFADTYRGFVASDSARTAYRAFLTEVADPDAGPLLFHCTAGKDRTGWAATIVLTLLGAPPEAVEAEYLSVNPAVRQAFAPLIEGFIAQGGDPETALAVIGVVPEYLAAALNEVDARYGTMEKYVVEGLGVPVQAIERIHERLAG; via the coding sequence ATGACAGCGATCCCCGCCACCACCGTCGCCAATCTCCGCGACCTCGGAGGCACACCCCTGCCCGCGGGCCATGCCGTGCGCTCCGGTCTGCTCTTCCGCTCCGGGCAGCTCGACCGGCTCGATCCCACCGCCGATTCCGTGGTCGCCGCCCTCGGGATCCGCACGATCGTGGACTTCCGCACGGAAGCCGAACGCCTTGCCCGCCCGGACCGCATTCCGGCCGGCGGCCGGCTGCTCCTCGCCGACGTACTCGCCGACCGGGTCGCCTCCGGGCTGCTGCCGGCCGTCGCCAAGCTCAAGCAGGTGCTGGCCGATCCGGTGCTCACCGAGAGGGAGTTGGGAGGCGGCCGGGCCCAGCAGATGTTCGCCGACACCTATCGCGGCTTTGTCGCCTCCGACTCGGCGCGCACCGCCTACCGCGCCTTCCTGACCGAGGTGGCGGACCCCGATGCCGGCCCGCTGCTCTTCCACTGCACGGCGGGCAAGGACCGCACCGGCTGGGCCGCGACGATCGTCCTCACCCTGCTCGGTGCGCCGCCCGAAGCGGTGGAGGCCGAGTACCTCTCCGTCAATCCGGCGGTACGGCAGGCCTTCGCACCGCTCATCGAAGGCTTCATCGCACAGGGCGGCGACCCCGAGACCGCCCTCGCGGTGATCGGCGTCGTGCCCGAGTATCTGGCGGCCGCGCTGAACGAGGTCGATGCCCGCTACGGCACGATGGAGAAGTACGTGGTCGAAGGGCTCGGCGTGCCGGTCCAGGCGATCGAGCGCATCCACGAACGGCTGGCCGGTTAG
- a CDS encoding GNAT family N-acetyltransferase codes for MTEIHTPRLLLRRWREDDLAPMAEINADPQVMQWIGDGSVRDAERTAEDIERWEEEWDEEGFGLFAVELLASGELAGFVGLSVPAFLPEVLPAVEIGWRLGTPYWGQGYASEAAAATLEFALTDRGLERVISIARLGNDASENVMRKLGMHLDRETTHPVSGFPLHVYAIDLTEYEA; via the coding sequence ATGACCGAGATCCACACCCCCAGGCTCCTGCTGCGCCGCTGGCGCGAGGACGACCTGGCCCCCATGGCCGAAATCAACGCGGACCCGCAGGTCATGCAGTGGATCGGAGACGGCTCCGTACGCGATGCGGAGCGGACCGCCGAGGACATCGAGCGCTGGGAGGAGGAGTGGGACGAGGAGGGCTTCGGTCTCTTCGCCGTCGAACTGCTCGCCTCGGGGGAACTGGCGGGCTTCGTCGGCCTGTCCGTGCCCGCCTTCCTGCCCGAGGTGCTGCCCGCGGTGGAGATCGGCTGGCGGCTCGGCACCCCGTACTGGGGTCAGGGGTACGCCTCCGAAGCCGCCGCCGCCACACTGGAGTTCGCGCTCACGGACCGCGGCCTGGAGCGGGTGATCAGCATCGCTCGGCTGGGCAACGACGCGTCGGAGAACGTGATGCGCAAGCTCGGCATGCACCTGGACCGCGAGACGACGCACCCGGTGTCCGGCTTCCCGCTGCACGTCTACGCGATCGACCTCACCGAGTACGAGGCCTGA
- a CDS encoding DUF1996 domain-containing protein, giving the protein MGRTRKRSTLANRAIVASAALILGGGGLVAVNVYASAGEGWSWSGQGNEQTQTKNAGAEISTIDCPEVANDIREVPDQARAEVDGELAKMDSQITDAYKQFADQKEEIERDPQLAQNAILNPLKDKRTASIERISIAIGRSGRPPQGLDSLAQCSLRADDNAGDQGDQNGDQNNDNGQNDNGQDGGQNGDQNGGQDDNQGNDQGNDNGQGDNQGDGNGQGGNGPEASDFVDIQSVQPNVQQPRQRRGGSRGSFVTQCGKNENGKFNPDNVIVAPGVSNGAHHMHDYVGNQANDAFASDDDLANGDTSCQNQGDKSTYYWPVLRLQNGQNENDANADGGGKDKNVGEIQTPSEVTLNFVGNPVSKVTAMPRFLRIITGDAKAFVNGDANANASWSCTGFEDRQLKDKYPICPQGSQVVRSFKFQSCWDGQNTDSANHRTHVAFADANGQCGNGFKAIPQLVQRIVYDVPPGPGFAVDSFPEQLHKPVTDHGDFINVFDENLMNKVVNCINNGQKCQ; this is encoded by the coding sequence ATGGGACGCACAAGAAAACGCTCGACGCTGGCGAACCGGGCGATCGTTGCCTCCGCCGCATTGATCCTGGGCGGGGGTGGGCTGGTCGCGGTCAATGTGTATGCATCCGCGGGCGAAGGCTGGTCCTGGTCCGGTCAGGGAAACGAGCAGACGCAGACGAAGAACGCCGGAGCTGAGATCTCCACGATCGACTGCCCCGAGGTCGCGAACGATATCCGCGAGGTGCCCGACCAGGCACGCGCGGAGGTCGACGGGGAACTGGCGAAGATGGACAGCCAGATCACCGACGCGTACAAGCAGTTCGCTGACCAGAAGGAGGAGATCGAACGGGATCCACAGCTGGCTCAGAACGCCATTCTGAATCCGCTGAAGGACAAGCGGACGGCGAGCATCGAGCGTATTTCCATCGCGATCGGCCGGTCCGGCCGGCCGCCCCAGGGACTTGACTCCCTCGCTCAGTGCAGCCTGCGCGCCGACGACAACGCCGGCGACCAGGGCGACCAGAACGGCGACCAGAACAACGACAACGGGCAGAACGACAACGGCCAGGACGGCGGTCAGAATGGTGACCAAAATGGCGGCCAGGACGACAATCAGGGCAATGACCAGGGCAATGACAATGGTCAGGGCGACAATCAGGGCGACGGCAACGGACAGGGCGGCAATGGTCCCGAAGCATCCGACTTCGTAGACATCCAGTCCGTCCAGCCCAACGTCCAGCAGCCGCGGCAGCGCCGCGGCGGTTCCCGAGGTTCGTTCGTCACCCAGTGCGGAAAGAACGAGAACGGCAAGTTCAATCCGGACAATGTCATCGTCGCCCCTGGTGTGAGCAATGGCGCGCACCATATGCACGACTACGTCGGCAATCAGGCCAACGACGCTTTTGCCAGCGACGACGATCTCGCCAACGGGGACACCAGTTGCCAGAACCAGGGCGACAAGTCCACGTACTACTGGCCCGTGCTGCGTCTGCAGAACGGACAGAACGAGAACGACGCCAATGCGGACGGCGGCGGCAAGGACAAGAACGTCGGAGAGATCCAGACTCCGTCCGAGGTCACGCTGAATTTCGTCGGCAACCCGGTCAGCAAGGTGACCGCGATGCCCCGCTTCCTGCGCATCATCACCGGTGACGCCAAGGCATTCGTCAACGGCGACGCCAACGCGAACGCGTCGTGGAGCTGCACCGGTTTCGAGGACCGTCAGCTGAAGGACAAATACCCGATCTGCCCCCAGGGCAGCCAGGTGGTGCGGTCCTTCAAGTTCCAGAGCTGCTGGGACGGTCAGAACACCGACAGCGCCAATCACCGCACCCACGTGGCCTTCGCGGACGCCAATGGCCAGTGCGGCAATGGCTTCAAGGCGATTCCGCAGCTTGTCCAGCGGATCGTCTACGACGTCCCGCCGGGTCCCGGTTTCGCGGTCGACTCCTTCCCCGAGCAGCTGCACAAGCCGGTCACGGACCACGGTGACTTCATCAACGTCTTCGACGAGAACCTCATGAACAAGGTGGTGAACTGCATCAACAACGGTCAGAAGTGCCAGTGA
- a CDS encoding TetR/AcrR family transcriptional regulator, protein MTTGVRRRMGVDERRQQLIGVALELFSHRSPDDVSIDEIAAAAGISRPLVYHYFPGKHSLYEAALRRAADELSARFHEPREGPLAARLLRVMGRFFDFVDEHGTGFSALMRGGPAVGSTTTNAMIDEVRQAAYEQILAHLGINEPPARLQLVVRSWVSLAESTALIWLDGRKIPRAELELQLVHDFAALCAVSAAYDEEMAVILLRILADEPADGPFGDLVGRLASLASSLDRVPAQRFR, encoded by the coding sequence ATGACGACCGGGGTTCGCCGCAGGATGGGCGTCGACGAGCGCAGACAGCAGCTGATCGGTGTGGCTCTGGAGCTGTTCAGCCACCGCTCCCCCGACGATGTGTCGATAGACGAGATAGCCGCGGCCGCCGGTATTTCGCGGCCTCTCGTCTACCACTACTTCCCCGGTAAGCACAGCCTGTACGAGGCCGCGCTGCGGCGCGCCGCGGACGAGCTGTCCGCGCGCTTCCACGAGCCGCGGGAGGGGCCGCTGGCGGCCCGGCTGTTGCGGGTCATGGGCCGCTTCTTCGACTTCGTGGACGAGCACGGGACCGGGTTCTCCGCGCTGATGCGGGGCGGGCCGGCCGTCGGCTCCACCACGACGAACGCGATGATCGACGAGGTCAGGCAGGCGGCGTACGAGCAGATCCTGGCGCATCTGGGGATCAACGAGCCGCCCGCACGCCTTCAGTTGGTCGTACGGTCCTGGGTGTCGCTGGCCGAGTCGACGGCGCTGATCTGGCTGGACGGGCGGAAGATCCCACGCGCCGAGCTGGAGTTGCAGCTGGTGCACGACTTCGCGGCGCTGTGCGCGGTGAGTGCGGCCTACGACGAGGAGATGGCGGTCATCCTGCTACGCATCCTGGCCGACGAGCCGGCCGATGGGCCCTTCGGCGATCTGGTCGGCCGGCTCGCGTCGCTGGCGTCCTCACTGGACCGGGTGCCCGCTCAGCGCTTTCGGTAG
- a CDS encoding fused response regulator/phosphatase, translated as MDGTTVMVVDDTDANRYAMGAVLRRAGHLVIPAASAGDALVELDTRLKTGALPDAALVDVGLPDMSGFELCRRIKRLPVVATMPVVHFSASAVTPQDRTRGLDAGADAYLTVPVEPEEIQAVIRAALRGARSRHDAEAQAERMAQLAAATMEVHTARSPQELADVATAGTERLVGGPALALVLSPSGELYVGHAGARGPCPDESTRTAVARLLQRAMSGRTGVQSLVAPEPLWPAGFFRRGLATDARLLLARSSEDQPPVCLATPGYRRTDPEAAMLLTQLARATALAAESLRASAEERHLALTLQHSFLPQRLPEIPGAEIAVRYVPASTQAEIGGDFYVTLPTPHGVLVGVGDVVGHSLDAATVMVELRHALRAYATDESDPAVLLHRLDRMLQRYHPESTATVCLALIDPRGGRLTIANAGHVRPLIVSAEATASYVQTSGPLLGLGLDRPRPTDARLVRGDRLLLVTDGLIETRGTDLTVSLEHLRHAAAHAPPGVSPLCDTLLDCFGTGEDDVALLALQLTDFDRIGPRADK; from the coding sequence ATGGACGGCACCACCGTGATGGTGGTGGACGACACCGATGCCAACCGTTACGCGATGGGCGCGGTCCTGCGCAGGGCGGGGCATCTGGTGATCCCCGCCGCCAGCGCCGGCGACGCACTGGTCGAGCTCGACACGAGGCTCAAGACCGGTGCGTTGCCGGATGCCGCGCTGGTGGATGTCGGACTGCCCGACATGAGCGGCTTCGAACTGTGCCGCCGCATCAAACGGCTCCCCGTCGTCGCGACGATGCCGGTGGTGCACTTCTCCGCCAGCGCGGTCACCCCGCAGGACCGCACCCGCGGCCTGGACGCCGGGGCCGACGCGTATCTGACGGTCCCCGTCGAGCCGGAGGAGATCCAGGCCGTCATACGCGCCGCCCTGCGCGGGGCCCGCTCCCGCCACGACGCCGAGGCCCAGGCCGAGCGGATGGCGCAGCTGGCCGCCGCGACGATGGAGGTGCACACCGCACGCAGCCCGCAGGAGCTGGCCGACGTGGCCACCGCCGGGACCGAGCGGCTCGTCGGCGGTCCGGCCCTCGCCCTCGTCCTCAGCCCGAGCGGTGAACTGTATGTGGGGCACGCAGGCGCCCGCGGCCCCTGCCCCGACGAGAGCACGCGGACGGCCGTGGCCCGACTGCTCCAGCGCGCCATGTCCGGACGAACAGGCGTACAGAGCCTGGTCGCGCCCGAGCCGCTGTGGCCGGCCGGTTTCTTCCGGCGCGGCCTCGCCACCGACGCACGGCTGCTGCTCGCCCGCAGCAGCGAGGACCAGCCACCGGTCTGCCTCGCCACCCCCGGTTACCGCAGGACCGATCCGGAGGCCGCGATGCTGCTCACCCAGCTGGCCCGTGCCACGGCCCTGGCCGCCGAATCGCTGCGGGCGTCCGCGGAGGAACGGCATCTCGCCCTCACCCTCCAGCACAGCTTCCTGCCACAGCGACTGCCCGAGATTCCCGGCGCCGAGATCGCCGTACGATACGTCCCCGCCTCCACCCAGGCCGAGATCGGCGGCGACTTCTATGTGACCCTGCCGACGCCCCACGGCGTCCTCGTCGGCGTCGGCGACGTCGTCGGCCACTCCCTGGACGCGGCGACGGTGATGGTCGAACTGCGGCACGCCCTGCGCGCATACGCCACCGACGAGAGCGACCCGGCCGTACTCCTGCACCGCCTGGACCGGATGCTCCAGCGCTACCACCCGGAGTCCACGGCCACGGTCTGCCTCGCCCTCATCGACCCCCGCGGCGGCCGCCTCACGATCGCGAACGCGGGCCATGTCCGACCGCTGATCGTCTCCGCCGAAGCCACGGCGTCCTATGTCCAGACCTCGGGCCCGCTGCTCGGCCTCGGCCTGGACCGTCCCCGGCCGACCGACGCCCGACTGGTCCGGGGAGACAGGCTGTTGCTGGTCACGGACGGCCTGATCGAGACCCGCGGCACGGACCTCACGGTCTCGCTCGAACACCTCCGCCATGCCGCGGCCCACGCGCCACCGGGCGTCTCCCCGCTCTGCGACACCCTGCTGGACTGCTTCGGCACCGGCGAGGACGACGTCGCTCTGCTGGCGCTACAGCTGACGGATTTCGATCGGATCGGCCCCCGAGCCGACAAGTGA
- a CDS encoding 5-carboxymethyl-2-hydroxymuconate Delta-isomerase: protein MPQITVDYSDNLGSAFDRRGFALALHPLIVETIDTQLSSCKTRFRRVDETVVAGGTPTDALVHIGIAVLPGRSAELKARLSEAVLELLAAHLEPAEGIAPVVSAEVRDLELSYRKR from the coding sequence ATGCCGCAGATCACCGTCGACTACTCCGACAACCTCGGCTCCGCCTTCGACCGCCGCGGCTTCGCGCTGGCCCTGCACCCGCTGATCGTCGAGACGATCGACACCCAGCTCTCCTCCTGCAAGACCCGGTTCCGCCGTGTCGACGAGACGGTCGTTGCCGGGGGCACCCCCACGGACGCCCTCGTCCACATCGGGATCGCCGTGCTGCCGGGCCGCAGCGCCGAGCTCAAGGCCCGGTTGTCCGAGGCCGTCCTGGAACTCCTCGCCGCTCATCTGGAGCCCGCGGAGGGCATCGCCCCCGTCGTCTCCGCCGAGGTGCGCGACCTGGAGCTGTCCTACCGAAAGCGCTGA